From the Solanum lycopersicum chromosome 10, SLM_r2.1 genome, one window contains:
- the LOC138338719 gene encoding uncharacterized protein, whose amino-acid sequence MASCLRDFTRMNPPNFYGSKVEEDSQEFIGEIYKILYAIRLSTSEKAELDTYQLKDVAQNWEKRESKVVDFINLRQGGMSVLEYSLKFTKYSKYAPTLVFDPRDEMNRFVMGVLDDLQEECHSAMLHDNMNNSRFMVHAQQVEETRAKRKSRDAKRAIFFDSGSSKGRLEIQDKPRFKKRVFQSSSFQVP is encoded by the exons ATGGCCTCTTGtctaagggatttcactaggatgaatccccctaatttctatgggtccaaggttgaagaagacTCCCAAGAGTTCATTGGTGAAATCTACAAGATCCTCTATGCTATAAGGTTGTCTACTAGTGAAAAGGCCGAGTTAGACACTTACCAACTGAAAGATGTGGCCCAAAATTG GGAGAAGAGGGAATCCAAGGTGGTGgatttcatcaaccttcgtcaaggaggtatgagtgttcttgaatactctttgaaattcactaaatattcaaaatatgcTCCTACTTTGGTTTtcgatcctagagatgaaatgaaccgctttgtgatgggagtgtTAGATGACTtgcaagaggagtgtcattcggctatgctacatgacaatatgaataATTCTCGtttcatggttcatgctcaacaagtggaagagacaagggctaagaggaagagtagagatgccaaAAGGGCAATATTTTTTGAtagtggttcttcaaagggtaggcttgagattcaagacaagcctaggttcaagaagagggttttccaatcaagttccttccaagttccctaa